A region from the Mycolicibacterium phlei genome encodes:
- a CDS encoding cyclopropane mycolic acid synthase family methyltransferase, with protein sequence MTDPSETQQNSQPQSKWLSKSAAKTRGSDKKEVQFHYDISNEFFKLWQDPTQTYSCAYFERDDMTLEEAQMAKVDLSLGKLGLQPGMTLLDIGCGWGSTIARAVQRYDVNVIGLTLSENQKRHIEDYWFANLKTDRSMEVRLQPWEEFEGRVDRIVSIGAFEHFGFAKYDDYFKKTYSWLPDDGVMLLHTIIIPEDEEIKAKGLPLTMSNVRFIKFIMDEIYPGGRLPLASMVRSHANKAGYTVTQEQHLQPHYVRTLDTWAANLEAKKDEAIAITSEEVYERFRKYLTGCADLFRNGYTDVAQFTCNKVSV encoded by the coding sequence GTGACCGACCCATCGGAGACACAACAGAACTCACAACCACAGTCGAAGTGGCTGTCGAAGTCCGCTGCCAAGACCCGCGGCTCCGACAAGAAGGAAGTGCAGTTCCACTACGACATCTCCAACGAGTTCTTCAAACTGTGGCAGGACCCGACGCAGACCTACAGCTGCGCCTACTTCGAGCGCGACGACATGACGCTCGAAGAGGCGCAGATGGCCAAGGTGGACCTGTCGCTGGGCAAGCTCGGCCTGCAGCCCGGGATGACACTGCTCGACATCGGCTGCGGCTGGGGCTCCACGATCGCCCGCGCGGTACAGCGCTATGACGTCAACGTCATCGGCCTGACGCTGTCGGAGAACCAGAAACGCCACATCGAGGACTACTGGTTCGCCAACCTCAAGACCGACCGCAGCATGGAGGTGCGGTTGCAGCCGTGGGAGGAGTTCGAGGGCCGCGTCGACCGGATCGTGTCGATCGGGGCGTTCGAGCACTTCGGCTTCGCCAAATACGACGACTACTTCAAGAAGACCTACAGCTGGCTGCCCGACGACGGGGTGATGCTGCTACACACGATCATCATTCCCGAGGACGAGGAGATCAAAGCCAAAGGTCTTCCGCTGACCATGTCGAATGTGCGGTTCATCAAGTTCATCATGGACGAGATCTATCCGGGTGGGCGTTTGCCGCTGGCGTCGATGGTGCGTTCACACGCAAACAAGGCCGGTTACACGGTGACCCAGGAACAGCATCTGCAACCGCATTACGTCCGAACGCTGGACACGTGGGCAGCCAATCTGGAAGCCAAGAAAGACGAGGCCATCGCCATCACCTCGGAAGAGGTTTATGAGCGGTTCCGCAAATATTTGACGGGCTGTGCGGACCTTTTCCGAAACGGCTACACCGACGTCGCCCAGTTCACGTGTAACAAAGTTTCCGTTTAG
- a CDS encoding helix-turn-helix transcriptional regulator, with protein sequence MAATELGEYLRAARAAVSPESVGLPRAGQRRVAGLRREEVALLAGLSVDYLTRLEQGRERSPSAQVVEALATALRLGDDGRRHLYRLAGHIPRDDVAVVDRVDPALLDLMAAWPDNPAIVYSIAYDVLASNTIADALFHDWTHSRNLMHIVFTDPAARMFYLDWEKVAANAVAGFRLNHGRSPNHPRIQCVLSELLSASDEFTRLWERHDARGKSLETKRFHHHQVGDLTLSMQTFDVRSAPGQELVVYHAAPDSTDAHALKLLGSLAVTDSEPAG encoded by the coding sequence ATGGCCGCCACCGAGTTGGGCGAGTATCTGCGCGCCGCCCGCGCCGCGGTGAGCCCGGAGTCCGTCGGGCTGCCGCGCGCCGGTCAGCGCCGGGTGGCCGGGCTGCGCCGGGAGGAGGTGGCGCTGCTGGCGGGGCTCAGCGTCGACTACCTCACCCGGCTCGAGCAGGGCCGGGAGCGGTCACCGTCGGCGCAGGTGGTGGAGGCGCTCGCCACCGCGTTGCGGCTCGGCGACGACGGTCGCAGGCATCTGTACCGGTTGGCCGGGCACATTCCCCGCGACGATGTCGCGGTCGTCGACCGGGTCGACCCGGCGCTGCTGGACCTGATGGCCGCGTGGCCGGACAACCCGGCGATCGTCTACAGCATCGCCTATGACGTGTTGGCGTCCAACACGATCGCCGACGCGCTGTTCCACGACTGGACCCACTCGCGCAACCTGATGCACATCGTGTTCACCGATCCCGCTGCGCGCATGTTCTACCTCGACTGGGAGAAGGTGGCGGCCAACGCCGTCGCCGGCTTCCGGCTCAACCACGGCAGGTCGCCGAACCATCCGCGCATCCAGTGCGTGTTGAGCGAACTGCTCTCGGCCAGCGACGAGTTCACCCGGCTCTGGGAGCGGCACGACGCCCGGGGAAAGTCGTTGGAGACCAAGCGGTTTCACCATCACCAGGTCGGCGATCTGACGTTGTCGATGCAGACGTTCGATGTGCGCTCGGCGCCCGGCCAGGAACTGGTCGTCTATCACGCGGCGCCGGACTCGACCGACGCGCACGCGCTCAAGCTGCTGGGCTCGCTCGCGGTCACCGACAGCGAGCCGGCAGGCTAG
- a CDS encoding cytochrome P450 produces MSPTTASALPPGPRLPSVVLSLAMLRWWPRVVAACRRRYGDVFTLSVSGMGRMVYLADPADIATVFAGDPRVFHAGEANSMLSGLLGDSSVLVVDDDAHRDRRRLMMAPFHREAVARQAGVMAEIAADNIAGWPVGTPFPVAPRMSEITLEVILRTVIGASDPHRLAALRDVMPRLLDVGPWESVALSRPELLSRRPWRRLRRTIEEADELLYAEIADRRADPDLDERTDALAMLVRTEMTDRQLRDQLITLLAAGHDTTATGLSWALERLTRHPDVLARAVRAADTGDDEYLDAIAKETLRIRPVVPDVGRILTEETEIGGYRLPAGVMVVPSITLVHDDAAVYPDPGRFDPDRMLCTTMTPTTWLPFGGGNRRCLGAGFAMVEMRVVLREVLRRVELATTTEPGERQRVRHVILTPHRGARITVRARRKVAGVAVSDARAER; encoded by the coding sequence ATGAGTCCAACAACGGCGTCGGCTCTGCCGCCCGGCCCGCGGCTGCCGTCGGTCGTGCTCTCGTTGGCGATGCTGCGGTGGTGGCCCCGCGTGGTGGCGGCCTGCCGGCGCCGGTACGGCGACGTCTTCACGCTGTCGGTGTCGGGGATGGGCCGGATGGTGTATCTGGCCGACCCGGCCGACATCGCGACGGTGTTCGCCGGGGACCCGCGGGTCTTCCACGCCGGTGAGGCGAACTCGATGCTGTCCGGCCTGTTGGGGGACAGCTCGGTGCTGGTGGTCGACGACGACGCGCACCGCGACCGCCGCCGGCTGATGATGGCGCCGTTTCACCGCGAGGCCGTCGCCCGCCAGGCGGGCGTGATGGCCGAGATCGCCGCGGACAACATCGCGGGCTGGCCGGTGGGCACCCCGTTCCCGGTGGCGCCGCGGATGTCGGAGATCACCCTGGAGGTGATCCTGCGGACCGTCATCGGCGCCAGCGACCCGCACCGGCTGGCGGCCCTGCGTGACGTGATGCCGCGGCTGCTGGACGTCGGGCCGTGGGAGTCGGTGGCGCTGTCGAGGCCGGAACTGCTGAGCCGACGGCCGTGGCGGCGGCTGCGCCGCACCATCGAAGAGGCCGACGAACTGCTCTACGCCGAGATCGCCGACCGCCGCGCCGATCCGGACCTCGACGAGCGCACCGACGCGCTGGCGATGCTGGTGCGCACCGAGATGACCGACCGCCAGCTACGCGACCAGCTGATCACCCTGCTGGCCGCCGGGCACGACACCACCGCGACCGGATTGTCCTGGGCGCTGGAGAGATTGACGCGCCACCCGGATGTGCTCGCCAGGGCGGTGCGCGCGGCCGACACCGGCGACGACGAGTACCTCGACGCGATCGCCAAGGAGACGCTGCGAATTCGGCCCGTCGTCCCCGACGTCGGCCGGATCCTCACCGAGGAGACGGAGATCGGCGGCTACCGCCTGCCCGCGGGCGTGATGGTGGTCCCCAGCATCACGCTGGTGCACGACGACGCCGCGGTCTATCCCGATCCCGGGCGCTTCGACCCGGACCGGATGCTCTGCACCACGATGACGCCGACGACGTGGCTGCCGTTCGGCGGCGGCAACCGGCGTTGTCTGGGTGCGGGTTTCGCGATGGTCGAGATGCGGGTGGTGCTGCGTGAGGTGCTGCGACGTGTCGAGCTGGCCACCACCACCGAACCCGGTGAGCGCCAGCGGGTCCGACACGTGATCCTCACCCCGCACCGCGGTGCGCGCATCACGGTGCGGGCCCGCAGAAAGGTGGCCGGTGTCGCGGTCAGCGATGCGCGGGCCGAACGATGA
- a CDS encoding Rv1733c family protein has product MEPVTFRWWHWRLFRALGRNHPLIRTSDRVEAFIIGMAVTAVLVAIPIAAAMASAVHDERTREYTALAADQIPVTATVTQSGPPLPRANVSVIQARWEFAGTEHIGRFQWPGVVQTGEQIEIVVNPDGRRVTPVDPSWRAGVDATLTGLTFWGAVVAVAVAGVALSHPLLRRARYAAWDREIASLADDGGHTNRTP; this is encoded by the coding sequence ATGGAGCCGGTCACGTTCAGGTGGTGGCATTGGCGCCTGTTTCGGGCGCTCGGCCGCAACCATCCGCTGATACGGACCAGTGACCGGGTCGAGGCGTTCATCATCGGCATGGCGGTGACCGCCGTGCTCGTGGCCATCCCGATCGCCGCGGCGATGGCCAGCGCCGTCCACGACGAACGCACGCGCGAGTACACCGCGCTTGCCGCCGACCAGATCCCGGTCACCGCGACCGTCACCCAGTCCGGTCCGCCGCTGCCCCGCGCCAACGTGTCGGTGATCCAGGCGCGTTGGGAGTTCGCGGGTACCGAGCACATCGGCCGCTTCCAGTGGCCGGGGGTGGTGCAGACCGGAGAGCAGATCGAGATCGTGGTCAACCCCGACGGCCGGCGGGTCACCCCGGTGGACCCGTCCTGGCGGGCCGGCGTCGACGCGACGCTGACGGGGCTGACGTTCTGGGGTGCCGTGGTCGCGGTCGCCGTCGCCGGCGTCGCACTGTCGCACCCGCTGCTGCGGCGTGCGCGCTACGCCGCGTGGGACCGGGAGATCGCCAGCCTCGCCGACGACGGCGGGCACACCAACCGCACGCCCTGA
- a CDS encoding KasA/KasB family beta-ketoacyl-ACP synthase, which yields MAVLRTGEGLPDVVVTAVASTTALAADAEQTWQQLLEGRSGIRELDKWFVKETDAPVRIGGPITEQLDEHLDRVERRRTSYMQKMSTVLSRRLWEIAGSPEVDTRRLGVSVGLALGSTEEIPLQHDLWRQKGLRAVSPLTVQMYMPNGAAAAVGLDRQAKAGIISPVMADASGAAAIALGWRQIVLGEADVVICGGVETHIEAVPVAAFSLQELLSTDNDDPEGACRPFDRSRDGMVFGEGGALMLIETEEHARARGAEPLARLMSGAFNSDGYDVVKPEPSGERAGDALTRAIELAGLAPTDIDHINAHATGTVDGDLAEARAIRRALGDHKPAVYAPKAALGHSLGATGAIEAVLTVQALRDGVIPPTLNLKDLDPEIDLDVVAGGPRRGEYRYAVSNTFGLGGNNVSLVFGRY from the coding sequence ATGGCCGTGCTGAGGACGGGCGAAGGACTTCCCGACGTCGTGGTGACCGCGGTCGCGTCGACGACGGCGCTGGCCGCCGACGCCGAGCAGACCTGGCAGCAGCTGCTGGAGGGGCGCAGCGGCATCCGCGAACTCGACAAGTGGTTCGTCAAGGAGACCGACGCGCCGGTGCGCATCGGCGGTCCGATCACCGAGCAGCTCGACGAGCACCTCGACCGGGTGGAGCGGCGCCGCACCTCCTACATGCAGAAGATGTCGACGGTGCTCAGCCGCCGGCTGTGGGAGATCGCCGGCTCCCCGGAGGTGGACACCCGCCGGCTCGGCGTGTCGGTCGGGCTGGCGCTGGGCAGCACCGAGGAGATCCCGCTGCAGCACGACCTGTGGCGGCAGAAGGGCCTGCGCGCGGTCTCGCCGCTGACGGTGCAGATGTACATGCCCAACGGCGCGGCCGCCGCCGTCGGCCTGGATCGGCAGGCCAAGGCGGGCATCATCAGCCCGGTGATGGCCGACGCGTCCGGTGCGGCGGCGATCGCGCTGGGCTGGCGCCAGATCGTGCTCGGCGAGGCCGACGTGGTGATCTGCGGCGGCGTGGAGACCCATATCGAGGCGGTGCCGGTGGCGGCGTTCAGCCTGCAGGAGCTGCTGTCCACCGACAACGACGACCCTGAGGGGGCGTGCCGGCCGTTCGACCGCAGCCGCGACGGCATGGTGTTCGGCGAGGGCGGCGCGCTGATGCTCATCGAGACCGAGGAGCACGCCAGGGCGCGCGGCGCCGAACCGCTGGCCCGGCTGATGAGCGGGGCGTTCAACTCCGACGGCTACGACGTCGTCAAACCCGAGCCCAGCGGGGAACGCGCCGGCGACGCGCTGACCCGCGCGATCGAGCTGGCCGGGCTGGCCCCGACCGACATCGACCACATCAACGCCCACGCCACCGGCACCGTCGACGGCGATCTGGCCGAGGCCCGGGCGATCCGCCGCGCGCTGGGCGACCACAAGCCGGCGGTCTACGCGCCGAAGGCCGCGCTGGGCCATTCCCTGGGTGCGACGGGGGCCATCGAGGCGGTGCTGACCGTGCAGGCGCTGCGCGACGGCGTCATCCCGCCGACCCTGAACCTCAAGGACCTCGACCCGGAGATCGACCTGGACGTGGTGGCCGGGGGTCCGCGCCGGGGCGAGTACCGCTACGCGGTGTCGAACACGTTCGGGCTGGGCGGCAACAACGTGTCGCTGGTTTTCGGCAGGTACTGA
- a CDS encoding bifunctional serine/threonine-protein kinase/transporter substrate-binding domain-containing protein, with protein MDSTPFGHYELRQLIGRGGMGEVYRAYDTRTDRIVALKVLPPNMAADETFQERFRRESQAAAGLNDPHVVPIHGFGEIDGRLYLDMRLIEGRNLGTILTETGKPIDPALAVKIVEQVAMALDAAHATGLIHRDIKPSNILITEHDFVYLIDFGLARSAGQKGLTTAGSTLGTMAYMAPERFEGRPVDATADIYALACVLYECLTGNRPYPAESLEQQIAGHMTQEIPRPSDTDPTLAAFDEVIAKGMAKKPSQRYRRAGDLAEAARRALNSPVRTSRSGRHQARRPAPAGRRLSRRVLTVTGAVVAVAALGTFGVLQWRGGVGGDTRPAAVEESTASPVPGAGPGVVESIAALVPADIRAKGRLIIGVNTPYAPNEFKDADGQIVGFDVDLMNAVARTLGLVPEYRETAFEAILPSVRAGDFDLGMSSFIDTKEREELVDFVTYFRAGTLWAQRAGSGITPANACGLRIGVAYATLQETDEIPAKSDECVAAGQAPIEKVVYVSQDDLTTGLVNGEVDAMAADSPVTGFAIKTSGGALEAAGDVFNSAPYGWPVAKDSGLQEPLRQALSHLISTGEYRTIAVMWGVEKGMISTPEINGASR; from the coding sequence GTGGACTCAACACCTTTCGGGCACTACGAGCTGAGGCAGCTGATCGGCCGTGGGGGCATGGGCGAGGTATACCGCGCCTACGACACTCGCACCGACCGTATCGTCGCGCTCAAGGTGCTGCCGCCGAACATGGCCGCCGACGAGACGTTCCAGGAGCGGTTCCGGCGCGAATCCCAGGCCGCCGCGGGCCTCAACGACCCCCACGTCGTGCCGATCCACGGGTTCGGCGAGATCGACGGCCGGCTCTACCTGGACATGCGGCTGATCGAGGGCCGCAACCTGGGCACCATCCTGACCGAGACCGGTAAACCGATCGACCCGGCGCTGGCCGTCAAGATCGTCGAGCAGGTGGCGATGGCGCTGGACGCCGCCCACGCCACCGGGCTGATCCACCGCGACATCAAACCGTCGAACATCCTGATCACCGAGCACGACTTCGTCTATCTCATCGACTTCGGGCTGGCCCGCTCGGCGGGCCAGAAGGGCCTGACCACCGCGGGCAGCACGCTGGGGACCATGGCCTACATGGCCCCCGAGCGGTTCGAGGGCAGGCCGGTGGACGCCACCGCCGACATCTACGCGCTGGCGTGCGTGCTCTACGAGTGCCTGACCGGGAACCGGCCCTATCCCGCGGAGAGCCTGGAGCAGCAGATCGCCGGGCACATGACCCAGGAGATCCCGCGGCCGTCGGACACGGACCCCACGCTGGCGGCGTTCGACGAGGTGATCGCCAAGGGGATGGCCAAGAAGCCGTCCCAGCGCTACCGCAGGGCCGGTGACCTGGCCGAAGCGGCGCGCCGGGCGCTCAACTCCCCGGTCCGCACCTCCCGCAGCGGCCGCCACCAGGCGCGCCGCCCGGCACCTGCCGGCCGGCGGCTGTCGCGGCGGGTGCTGACGGTGACGGGGGCGGTGGTCGCGGTCGCGGCGCTGGGCACCTTCGGGGTACTGCAGTGGCGCGGCGGCGTCGGCGGCGACACCCGGCCTGCGGCGGTCGAGGAGAGCACCGCCTCGCCGGTGCCGGGGGCCGGCCCGGGGGTGGTGGAGTCCATCGCGGCGCTGGTGCCCGCCGACATTCGCGCCAAGGGCCGGTTGATCATCGGCGTCAACACCCCTTATGCGCCAAACGAATTCAAGGACGCCGACGGTCAGATCGTCGGGTTCGACGTCGATCTGATGAACGCGGTGGCCCGCACGCTGGGGTTGGTGCCGGAGTACCGCGAGACCGCGTTCGAGGCGATCCTGCCGTCGGTGCGCGCCGGCGACTTCGATCTGGGCATGTCGTCGTTCATCGACACCAAGGAGCGCGAGGAGCTCGTCGACTTCGTGACCTACTTCCGGGCGGGTACGCTGTGGGCGCAGCGCGCCGGCTCGGGCATCACCCCGGCAAACGCGTGCGGGCTGCGGATCGGGGTGGCCTACGCGACGCTGCAGGAGACCGACGAGATCCCCGCCAAGAGCGACGAGTGCGTCGCCGCTGGTCAGGCACCGATCGAGAAGGTCGTCTACGTCAGCCAGGACGATCTGACCACCGGTCTGGTCAACGGTGAGGTCGACGCGATGGCCGCGGACTCTCCGGTGACCGGTTTCGCGATCAAGACCTCCGGCGGGGCGCTGGAGGCCGCCGGTGACGTGTTCAACTCCGCGCCCTACGGATGGCCGGTGGCCAAGGACTCCGGATTGCAGGAACCGTTGCGGCAGGCGCTATCTCACCTGATCTCGACGGGGGAGTACCGCACCATCGCGGTGATGTGGGGGGTGGAGAAGGGGATGATCTCGACCCCGGAGATCAACGGTGCGTCGCGATGA
- a CDS encoding cyclopropane mycolic acid synthase family methyltransferase, producing the protein MSDSSRNGTTLKVQYEDVQAHYDTSNDFFGLFQDPTRTYSCAYYERDDMTLEEAQLAKIDLALSKLDLKPGMTLLDIGCGWGSVMKRAVERYDVNVVGLTLSLNQRALGQEILDAIPTERTRRVLLQGWEEFDEPVDRIVSIEAFEAWPKAKYKAFFDTCYRVMPDDGRMVLQTIMGHPMKRWPEMGIPITISDLKFMRFILKEIFPGGAVPCDDDVVEFAGNAGFTVEKFDSMTEHYVRTLDTWAEALQANKEKAIAATNEETYERYMRYLTGCSDFFNRNVSYVGQFTLVK; encoded by the coding sequence ATGTCGGATAGTTCGAGGAACGGGACCACGCTGAAGGTCCAGTACGAAGACGTTCAAGCCCACTACGACACCTCCAACGATTTCTTCGGCCTGTTCCAGGATCCGACCCGCACCTACAGCTGCGCGTACTACGAGCGCGACGACATGACGCTCGAAGAGGCGCAACTCGCTAAGATCGATCTGGCGTTGAGCAAGCTCGACCTCAAGCCCGGCATGACGCTGCTCGACATCGGCTGCGGGTGGGGTTCGGTGATGAAGCGCGCGGTGGAGCGCTACGACGTCAACGTCGTCGGGCTGACGCTGAGCCTCAACCAGCGCGCGCTGGGCCAGGAGATCCTCGACGCGATCCCGACCGAGCGGACCCGTCGGGTGCTGCTGCAGGGCTGGGAGGAGTTCGACGAGCCCGTCGACCGGATCGTGTCCATCGAGGCGTTCGAGGCGTGGCCGAAGGCGAAGTACAAGGCCTTCTTCGACACCTGCTACCGGGTGATGCCCGACGACGGCCGCATGGTGCTGCAGACGATCATGGGCCACCCGATGAAGCGCTGGCCGGAGATGGGCATCCCGATCACGATCTCCGACCTGAAGTTCATGCGGTTCATCCTCAAGGAGATCTTCCCGGGCGGCGCGGTGCCCTGCGACGACGACGTCGTCGAGTTCGCGGGCAACGCCGGGTTCACCGTCGAGAAGTTCGACTCGATGACCGAGCACTACGTGCGCACCCTGGACACCTGGGCCGAGGCGCTGCAGGCCAACAAGGAGAAGGCCATCGCGGCGACCAACGAGGAGACCTACGAGCGCTACATGCGCTACCTGACCGGCTGCTCGGACTTCTTCAACCGCAACGTCAGCTACGTCGGCCAGTTCACCCTGGTCAAGTAG
- a CDS encoding SDR family oxidoreductase: protein MTDKVVFVTGASSGIGRAVAARLASDGLRVVAAARRTDRLTDLAEQHPTVEPCPLDVTDRDAVRAAVDDTVARHGRLDVFIANAGVMPLSRLDAGLVDEWDRMIDVNVRGLLHGIHAALPHFTRQNSGHFITTASIGAHQVTRTAAVYCGTKYAAWAITEGLRLESPPGIRVTTISPGVVESELAESITDPGARDFMAEYRRHALDATAIGDAVAYAVHQPPGVDVNEIIVRPAHR from the coding sequence ATGACCGACAAAGTCGTATTCGTCACCGGCGCCAGCAGCGGCATCGGGCGCGCCGTCGCCGCCCGGCTGGCCTCCGACGGCCTGCGCGTGGTCGCGGCGGCCCGGCGCACCGATCGGCTCACCGACCTCGCCGAGCAGCACCCGACCGTCGAGCCGTGCCCGCTCGACGTCACCGACCGTGACGCCGTGCGCGCGGCGGTCGACGACACGGTGGCCCGGCACGGCCGGCTCGACGTGTTCATCGCCAACGCCGGGGTGATGCCGCTGTCGCGCCTGGACGCCGGGCTCGTCGACGAGTGGGACCGGATGATCGACGTCAACGTGCGCGGTCTGCTGCACGGCATCCACGCCGCGCTGCCCCACTTCACCCGGCAGAACAGCGGCCACTTCATCACGACCGCCTCGATCGGCGCGCACCAGGTCACCAGGACCGCCGCGGTGTACTGCGGCACCAAGTACGCGGCCTGGGCGATCACCGAGGGGCTGCGCCTCGAATCACCGCCGGGGATCCGGGTCACCACGATCTCCCCCGGTGTCGTGGAAAGCGAGCTGGCCGAATCGATCACCGATCCGGGTGCGCGGGACTTCATGGCCGAGTACCGGCGGCATGCGTTGGACGCCACCGCGATCGGCGACGCCGTCGCCTACGCCGTGCACCAACCGCCGGGTGTCGACGTCAACGAGATCATCGTTCGGCCCGCGCATCGCTGA
- a CDS encoding lysylphosphatidylglycerol synthase transmembrane domain-containing protein, giving the protein MRVDGRDITVSGSLLQPLTRRTNDIIRVALSAVFLGVVVFSSLITRNEWVALERSISEIVAVLTPTQANLVYLVYGIAIVALPFVILVRLILSRQWKLLGAYAAAAVLAGSALSISGFGLTAPRWHFDLGDRLDTFASQFVDDPRWIAMLAAIITVAGPWQPGRWRRWWWALLLAFVPIHLVISAVVPARSLLGLAVGWAVGALVVLVVGTPGLEVPLDGAVRAMARRGCQVSALTVVRPAGAGPLVLTAECADQQTTAVMELYGPHQRSGGVLLQLWRKIRLRDRETAPLHASMRRLVEHRALMAIAIGELKLANTSTVAVSALDRGWTLYAHTPTRGVALDDCAATVPVARVWEALHDLHACQISHGDLRGSEITVDHDVVLFGGFDNAEYGATDAQLRSDIAQLLVTTTHLYDAASAVRAAIAAFGKDAVLTASRRLTIAAVPLRIRHAVDNAKGLISAAREEVKKQTRVDEIRTETVTRFTRSQVIQLVLLAALVYVAYPFLSSVPTFVTELRTANWWWALLGLVASGLTYLGAAAALWACADGMVTLWGLIVMQVANKFAATTTPAGVGGLALSARYLQKGGVNAMRATTAVALQQSVQVITHISLLIVFSTAAGVSANLSRFVPDVTLIYLIGGVLLGLIGTFLLVPRLRRWLATAVRPKLQEMVGHLIALGREPKRLAIIVLGCAATTLGNAFALWAAIEAFGGDTSFITVTVVTMVGGTLASAAPTPGGIGAVEAALIGGLAAFGMPAAIAVPSVLLYRVLTTWLPVFVGWQVMRWMTRTNKI; this is encoded by the coding sequence ATGCGCGTTGACGGGCGGGACATCACCGTCTCGGGCAGCCTGCTGCAACCCCTGACGAGGCGGACCAACGACATCATCCGCGTCGCGCTGTCCGCGGTGTTCCTCGGCGTCGTCGTCTTCAGCTCGCTGATCACCCGCAACGAGTGGGTGGCACTGGAACGCTCGATCTCCGAGATCGTCGCGGTGCTCACCCCGACCCAGGCCAACCTGGTCTACCTGGTCTACGGCATCGCGATCGTCGCGCTGCCGTTCGTGATCCTGGTCCGGCTCATCCTGTCGCGGCAGTGGAAGCTACTCGGCGCCTACGCCGCCGCGGCCGTCCTGGCCGGCTCGGCGCTGTCGATCAGCGGATTCGGGCTGACCGCGCCGCGCTGGCACTTCGACCTCGGCGACCGCCTCGACACCTTCGCCTCGCAGTTCGTCGACGACCCGCGCTGGATCGCGATGCTGGCCGCGATCATCACCGTCGCCGGGCCGTGGCAGCCCGGCCGGTGGCGCCGCTGGTGGTGGGCACTGCTGCTGGCGTTCGTCCCGATCCACCTGGTCATCAGCGCCGTGGTGCCTGCCCGGTCCCTGCTCGGGCTGGCCGTCGGCTGGGCCGTCGGCGCGCTGGTGGTGCTCGTCGTCGGCACCCCCGGACTCGAGGTGCCGCTCGACGGCGCCGTGCGCGCGATGGCCCGGCGCGGCTGCCAGGTCTCGGCGCTGACCGTGGTGCGGCCCGCCGGCGCCGGCCCGCTGGTGCTCACCGCCGAGTGCGCCGACCAGCAGACCACCGCGGTGATGGAGCTCTACGGACCACACCAGCGCAGCGGCGGCGTGCTGCTGCAGCTGTGGCGCAAGATCCGTCTGCGCGACCGCGAGACCGCACCGCTGCACGCGTCGATGCGCCGCCTGGTCGAACACCGCGCGCTGATGGCCATCGCGATCGGCGAGCTCAAACTCGCCAACACCTCGACCGTCGCCGTGTCCGCCCTGGACCGGGGCTGGACCCTGTACGCACACACCCCGACGCGCGGCGTCGCGCTGGACGACTGCGCCGCCACCGTGCCCGTCGCCCGGGTCTGGGAGGCGCTGCACGACCTGCACGCCTGCCAGATCTCACACGGCGATCTGCGCGGCTCGGAGATCACCGTCGACCACGACGTGGTGCTGTTCGGCGGGTTCGACAACGCCGAGTACGGCGCCACCGACGCGCAGCTGCGCTCCGACATCGCCCAGCTGCTGGTGACCACGACGCACCTGTACGACGCGGCCTCGGCGGTGCGCGCGGCGATCGCCGCGTTCGGCAAGGACGCCGTGCTCACCGCGTCGCGCCGGCTCACCATCGCGGCGGTGCCGCTGCGCATCCGCCACGCCGTCGACAACGCCAAGGGCCTGATCTCCGCGGCCCGTGAGGAGGTCAAGAAGCAGACCCGCGTCGACGAGATCCGTACCGAGACCGTCACCCGGTTCACCCGCAGCCAGGTGATCCAGCTGGTGCTGCTGGCCGCGCTGGTCTACGTCGCCTACCCGTTCCTGAGCTCGGTGCCGACGTTCGTCACCGAGCTACGCACCGCCAACTGGTGGTGGGCGCTGCTCGGGCTGGTGGCCTCCGGCCTGACGTACCTCGGTGCGGCGGCGGCACTGTGGGCGTGCGCCGACGGCATGGTCACGCTGTGGGGCCTGATCGTCATGCAGGTGGCCAACAAGTTCGCCGCCACCACCACGCCGGCGGGCGTGGGCGGGCTGGCGCTGTCGGCGCGCTACCTGCAGAAGGGCGGCGTCAACGCGATGCGGGCCACCACCGCCGTCGCGCTGCAGCAGTCCGTGCAGGTGATCACCCACATCTCGCTGCTGATCGTGTTCTCCACCGCGGCCGGGGTGTCGGCGAACCTGTCGCGGTTCGTCCCCGATGTCACGCTGATCTATCTGATCGGCGGGGTGCTGCTCGGGCTGATCGGCACGTTCCTGCTGGTGCCGCGGCTGCGCCGGTGGCTGGCCACCGCGGTGCGGCCCAAGCTGCAGGAGATGGTCGGCCACCTGATCGCACTGGGCCGCGAGCCCAAGCGGCTGGCGATCATCGTATTAGGTTGTGCGGCAACGACTCTCGGTAACGCGTTCGCACTGTGGGCGGCGATCGAGGCGTTCGGCGGGGACACCTCGTTCATCACCGTCACCGTGGTGACGATGGTCGGCGGCACGCTGGCCTCGGCCGCCCCCACCCCCGGCGGTATCGGCGCGGTGGAGGCCGCCCTGATCGGTGGTCTGGCGGCGTTCGGCATGCCCGCGGCCATCGCGGTGCCGTCGGTGCTGCTCTACCGGGTGCTCACCACCTGGCTGCCGGTGTTCGTCGGCTGGCAGGTGATGCGCTGGATGACGCGCACCAACAAGATCTAG